From Struthio camelus isolate bStrCam1 chromosome 29, bStrCam1.hap1, whole genome shotgun sequence, a single genomic window includes:
- the LOC138062761 gene encoding olfactory receptor 14J1-like: MAYDRYVAIFRPLHYGTLMGTRACVKMAAAAWASGFLHALLHAANTFSIPLCQGNTVDQFFCEIPHVLKLSCSHSYLREVGVIVVSACLVFGCFVFIVLSYVQIFTAVLRMPSEQGRHKAFSMCLPHLAVVSLFISTAVFAYLKPSSMSSPALDLVLAVLYSVVPPAVNPLLYSMRNKELKGALNKLIQMILVQQK; the protein is encoded by the coding sequence atggcctatgaccgctacgttgccatcttcagacccctgcactacgggaccctcatgggcaccagagcttgcgtcaagatggcagcagctgcctgggccagtggttttctccatgctctcctgcatgctgcaaacacattttccattcctctctgccaaggcaacactgtggaccagttcttctgtgagattcctcatgtcctcaagctctcctgctcacactcctacctcagggaagtcggGGTTATTGTGGTTAGTGCCTGTTTAGtctttgggtgtttcgttttcattgtgctgtcctatgtgcagatcttcacagctgtgctgaggatgccctctgagcagggccggcacaaagccttctccatgtgcctccctcacctggctgtggtctccctcTTCATCAGTACtgcagtgtttgcctacctgaagccctcctccatgtcctccccagctctggatctggtgctggccgttctgtactcggtggtgcctccagcagtgaaccccctcctttacagcatgaggaacaaggagctcaaaggTGCCCTGAACAAACTGATCCAAATGATTCTAGTTCAGCAGAAATAA